The DNA segment CTGCGGCATCCTGGGCTTCCAGGTGACGCAACGCCATGGAAAGGGCGCGGCCTTCATCGCGGCGGGCGGCTACCACCACCACATCGGCCTGAACACGTGGCAGAGCCTGAACGGCCAGCCGCCGCCGCCGCGGGCGACCGGGCTGTTCCACCTGGCTGTCCTCTACCCGGACCGGCCGTCGCTGGCGGACGCCCTGCGCCGGTTGGTGAATGCGGGTGTCCAGATCGACGGAGCCAGCGACCACGGGGTGAGCGAAGCCATCTACCTGCGGGATCCCGACGAAAACGGGGTGGAACTCTACCGCGACCGCCCGCGCGGTGAGTGGCCATTCACCCCCGACGGGGAACTGGCGATGGACAACCGCCCGCTCGATCTCCGGGCACTGCTGGCTGAGGCACGGTAAGAGCAAGAGCCGTGCAAAATGCACAGGATGATATTTGCAACACGTCAAAAAATCACACTTCATGGTGAGGAAATCGGGAGACACGGAATGACTCATCACTGATTATGATGATGTTACAAAAAGTGGCATTCCATCTGCAAAAGGAAGAGGAACATTTCCGGCCCAGCCGGCAGTCCATCAAAGAACCACCATGAAAACCTCCACAACCATCCTCTCCGTCATCGCGCTGGGAGCCGCCGCTCTGCTCACTTCCTGCGTCGATCCCTATTACACCGGCGGGACCACCACCACGGTGACGACCTATCGTCCCGGCTACGTCGTGGACACCCTGCCCGGCGGATACCGCACCGAAGTCATCGGCGGCGTGAGCTACTACCGCCACAACGACATCTACTACCGCTCCCAAGGCCGCCGCTATGTCGTGGTGGAACGCCCGGGCGGATATGATCGTTATGACCGCAGGGATCGTTACGATCGTGACCGTCATGACCATGACCGCTACCACCGTGGCCCGCATGGCCGTGAAACCACCGTCATCCGCACCCTGCCCAGCGGTGCCCGCGTGGTGACCCACCGCGGTGAACGCTACTACGAATCCCGCGGCACCTACTACCGTCCGGCCAGTGGCGGCTACATCATCGTCGGCAGCCCGTTCTGAACCGACGCCCGGAATCTCACCCGGCGGCCCGTCATTCCGACGGGCCGCCGTCTTTTATTGCTGAAACTATCATCCCCCGATCTCCGTAAATTCTCCTCCATTCATGAAACTCACGCTCCTCAGCACCTCCCTCGCCACCCTCCTGCTCGCAGGTTCCTCCTTCGCCGCGGAAGCGGTTTCCCTGTTCGACGGCAAGACCCTCGACGGCTGGAAACAGAACAACGGCACCGCCAAGTATGAAGTCGTCGACGGCACCATCGTCGGCACCACGGCGGAAGGCAGCCCGAATTCCTTCCTCTCCACCGAGAAGCACTACGGTGACTTCGAACTGGAGTTCGACGTGAAGGTGGATGACAAGCTCAACTCCGGCGTGATGCTCCGCTCCCAGACGAAGGATGGGAAGCCGGACGGACGGGTGAACGGCCCGCAGGTCGAGATCGAGGCAAGCGGCGAGAAAGGTGCGGAAGCCGGCTACATCTACGGTGAGGCCATCGGCGGCTGGATGACGCAGAAGGAAAAACTGGTCCCGCACAAGAAGTTCAAGGACGGCGCGTGGAACCACTACAAGATCATCGCCAAGGGCCCGCGCATCCAGGTCTTCATCAACGGCGAGGCCATCGAGGACCTCACGGATGACAAGGTTTTCGCGAGCCATCCGAAAGGCTTCATCAGCCTCCAGGTCCACAGCATCAAGAAGGGCACCGGCCCTTACAAAGTGGCGTTCAAGAACATCACGATCAAGGAACTGTGAATGAGTGAGGAGGGAGGACATTGCGGCTTTGCCGCTATGTCCGCTCCGCTCCCATTCCTGTTCTCCGGCGGCATTGGGAATACCAAGCAAAGGCAGTTTCCCACACACCCTCCCTTCGCACTCGCGTTGGGAGATGGTGGATCGATGGGATTTTGCCAATGCCGTCGGAGGACAGGAGTGTCCTCCCTCCTTACTGGCTCAGAGCGTCTTCAGATAGGAGATGCTCTGCTTGATGCTGGCGAGGGCGTCCGGAGACTGGTCCTGCTCGACGTGGCAGTGCTTGATGCCGGCCTTTTCCGCAGCGACCAGGATCGGCTCGGTTTTGATGATGCCGTTGCCGAGTTCCTTGAACGCGTCCTTCGGCACGCTGCCGAATTCCGGGGTCTTGATGCCTTCCTTGAGATCCTTGAGGTGGAGCTGCTCCACGCGTCCGGCGAGCTTGGCGATGAGGTCGGTCGGCTCGATGCCGCCGAGCTTCACCCAGAAGAGGTCCAGCTCGAACTTCATGTCTTTGGAGAACTCCTCGGTGAAGATGTCGAAGCCGCTCTTGCCACCTTCGAGCGGCAGGAACTCGAAGTTGTGGTTGTGGTAGCAGAGCTGGATGCCCGCTTCCTTGGCCTTGGCGGCGGCCTTGTTGAGGTTGCCCGCCACGCGCTTGTAGTCGTCCAGCGTCTTGCGGTCGGCGTCATGGAGGTAGGGTACGACGAGGTGGGAAAGGCCGAGGCCCTTCGCCTTTTCGACGATCTTGAGGAAGTCGGAGAAGCTGTCGTCCTTCGGCTTGGTGGCGGACTCCCACTGGAAGTGGGTGGAGTTGATCTTCAGGCCGACATCCTGCGACCCCTTGATGAGGGCGTCCGCGTCCGGGAAGCCGAATGGCTCCACCTGCTTGTAGCCCGCGTAGGCGACGGCCTTCAGGGTGGCGGCGGTGTCCGCCTTCAGCTCGTTGCGGAGCGTGTAGAGCTGGATGCCGATGTTGTCCCGGAACGCCGCGCCACCTTCCAGGGCGAAGAGTCTCTGGGTTTGCAGGGCGAGGGTGGCGGCGAGGCCGGTGTAGAGGAAGTTGCGGCGGTTCATCGGGAAAACGATGCGCCGGTCCCCCATCCCGCGCAAGTGATCAGCTCAAAGAAATGCGCGGAGGGTATTTCCGCCCCCCGCGCCATGGGATTCACAGGATCATCCGTGGCCGATCAATCATCATGGTCGAGGTTGGCGAATCCTTCCAGGGACTTCGGCACCATCACCTTGTCGATGGAGTGGAACACGCCGTTGCTGGCGACCACGTCACTGCTGACGATCTTGGCTTCGTCGATCTCGGCGGTCTTGCCGTCCACGTCGAGCTTCGCCTTGTCGCCGCTCATGGTCTTGATCTCACCATCCTTGAAGGCGGAGGCGAGGACCTGGCCGGGAAGGACGTGGTAGGTCACGAGCTGGCGCAGCTTCTCTTTGTTTTCAGGGAGCAGGAGTTTCTCCATGGCTCCGCTGGGGAGCTTCGTGAAAGCTTCATCCGTCGGTGCGAACACGGTGAACGGACCGGAGCCGCTGAGGGTTTCCTCCAGTTCGGCGGCCTTCACGAGTTTCGCAAGGACGGAGAAGGTGGTTCCGTCAGCGATGACGGAGGCAACCGTGCCGGGCTTCACGGCTTCAGGCGCGGCTTTCTCTTCCTTGGCGGCGGCACCAGCTTTGTCCGTTTTGGCTTCATTCTGGGCGAAAGCCGCCGGCGTGGCGGACAGCGCGAGGATCAACATCAATTTGGGGATCGTGGTCGTTTTCATCGGTTTTGAGATGGGTGGTTGAAGGAGCCGCCGCAGTGGGCGTCCCTGTCATTTCCCATCGCACTGGCCGTGCCAGCGGATCCCCTGATGAGCTAACCCTCTGATATCAAGCCATCGATGATGGCATCCACGGAAACACAGGCATCATCCGCACCGGTGCAGTTCCGCCCCGGATGGTGCAGGATGCGCGGCGGATCACTGCAACAGCTCGATGCGGTCGCAGAGTTTCATACGGGTGGCCTCCCCCGCTTCCGGGATGTCCTGCATCTTTTCCGTCCAGTGGACGCGGATCTTCCTACCTTTCGCGGCGTCCCCATCCTTGAGGAGCTGCTCGAGCGGCGCGTCCGGCTTCAGGACGAAATAGGTCTCGATGCTGCCGTCGGCCTGCTTCAGGTCGAGGTGGAGGTAGTCGCCCTGCTCCGTCCCTGCGAAGGTTCCATCCGAATAGCCCGCACCGAACACCGTCCCGACGGGAGCTTTCGGACCGTCCTCCTCACCCATCACCCCGGCATAGGCGGTGGATCCCTCGATCCGCTCGATGAGGTCGTCCGACATGGCGGTCAGTGCGGTTTCCATGCCGGCGAAGTTCTTGTCCTCCTTCGCCACCGGCTTCTTGTCCGGGCCGACATAGAGAATGAGCGCGCCATCGTTGAAATCGAACTTTTCCTCCACGGTGGAGGCGGGCTTTCCGTCCTTCGCTTCGTCCGCTAGGGTGGCATGGGCGTGCTTCAACTCCCCCTCCGCATTGTAGTAGAAATCCCTGGTGAGGACGCCGCCATCGCCGGTCTGGCTGGCCTTGATCCTGCGGAGCACTCCGTCGGAAAGCCATGCCTTCACCTGGAACTCCGCGCCGTCCTTGGGCTCATACACATGCTCGAGCGACTTGTATCCGCCGAGGTTGCGGGAAACCTCCGCCACCACTTTGGCGGATTCACCTTCCTGTGCGGAAGCGACGATGAGCGAACCGAGGAACAGACCGAGGAAAGCGGCTGGCAGTTTCATGATGGGAAGCCTAAGGAGGGTGGACATTGCGGGCAAGCCGCTATGTCCGCTTCGCTCCCGTTCTTGTCCACCAGGGGTATGGGGAAGTCAACGGGTGTTCGCCGGAAGGGAAGGAAGATCTTTGTCCTCTCTTCCTTTGTTTGCCGTTGCAGCCGGAGGACAGGAGTGTCCTCCCTCCTTACTTACTTCGCGACGGTGTGTTCCACGTCCGGCAGTGGTGGCAGCGAGCGCTGCGGCAGCCAGCCGAGTTCCTGGTAGAAGCGGCTGGAGTGGATAAGGTAGCTCTGGAAATGGGGGTCCGTCTTGCTGCGCTCGAACAGCTTGTGCTCCTTGCCGGCGTAAGTGAGCAGCTCCACGGAGACGCCGGCCTTTTTCATGCGCCCGAGGAAGGCGGTGTTGCTGGCCGGTGGTGAGACCGGGTCCAGCTTGCCGACGAGGATGAGGGTCTTCGGGAACGTGGCGTCCGCCATGGTGGCGGGGGAGAATTTCAGCGGATCCATGCCCGCCTTCTTGCAACTGCCGATGCCGCCGCCCCAGCCGCCGCTGAGGTCGAAGGCGGGGTAGAGCAGCACCAGCGCGTCCGCCTTCGGTGAGACCTTCAGATCATCCTGCGGGTCGTCATAGCCGGGGATGGTGTTGAGGGCGGCGGCGAGGTGTCCACCGGCGGACCCCCCACCGGCGGCGATTCGCTGCGGATCCATGCCGAACTCCGCCGCGTGGGCACGGAAGAAGCGCATGGCGGACTTCGCGTCGGCCAGACACTCGCCGGGAGACTTCGCGACGGAGTACTTGCCCTTCTTGCCCTGGCCCAGCAGGCGGTAGCGGATGGTGGCGCAGACCATGCCCTGGCGGGAAAGATAGAGGCTTTCAAAGGCATGCACGGATGGATCCCCGCCGACCCAGCCGCCACCGTGGATGAAGAGGACGCCGGGGCTGGGTTTGCCATCGACGGCGGGTTTCTCCGGCAGGAAGACGTGCATCTCCAGATCCAGGCCATCGACGCTCTTGTAGGTGAGCACTTTGCTCGCTTTTGCCAGGGCTTCCTGCTGGGTTTCCGGCAGAGCGGCGATCTCCGCGGGAACCGGCACGGTGGTGGCCCCGGAGGCGGGTGCCTTTGCGAGCAGTGGCTTCAGCGCGTCGAAGAACTTCGTGCCCATCTTCTCCGCTCCGGAGGCGTTGGGGTGGACCATGTCCTGGATGGTGTCCGTCTTCCAGTCGAAGCCGGTTTCCTGATCGACCACGGTGACCTTGAGCTTCTCACCGAGCTTCGTGATCTCCCGGTTCAGTTCCGGGATGTATCCGTACTTCGGCAGCTTGCCGCTGGGGATGACCTTGGCCAGCAGGACGATGACCTGCGGATTGTCCTTGCGGGCGAGCGCGATCATTTCCTCCGCCGTGCGGATGATCCCCGGGATGGGCTTTTCCTCGATGAAGTGGTTGTGGCCGGAGTGGATGATGACGACGTCCGCCGGGTGCGCGGCGTGGAATTTCCCGTACTCCACGGCCACCTGCTCGATGCTCTTTCCACCGTAGCCGCCGTGGGCCAGCCCGGCCTTGTCCTTTTTCGGCCCTACGAAGACGACGGGGATGCCCGCCTTGTCCAGCTTCTCCGCCAACACATGGCGATAGACCTTGAAGGTGCTGCCGCCCTCCGTGATGGAGTCCCCCAGACAGAGGATACGGGTCTGGGAGAACGCCTGCGAGGCGAGAGAAAGGACGACAAGGGCGAGGAGGCGGATGGATCTCATGGGAAAGCTACTCTCCGATACGGAGCTGGAAGAAATTCTTTCCACCACCAAAGGGATCCGAGCCACGGATGGGAATGCCGATGTGGCGGAAATCTCCGGCGGACTGGAACAAGGCGGGTGCCGGCAGGGTGGGCGTGCGCTGCCAGCCGGTGAGGTTGTCAGACTCCCACACCTCCATCTTCATGCCGTTGGCCCGCTGGTGGCGGCGCAGCAGCAGGTAGAGCTTTCCGTCCTGCGCCAGCAGCCGGGGGCGCGCGTCCGGCCCGCCCGCTCCGGAGAAAAACTCCACCAGGTTCGCCACGCCATCACCATCCGGGTCCGCACCGGGTCCGGAAACCTGCGGGTCCGCCAGTTGCGCCGCATCGAACCGTCCGAACCTCCACGCGTCGAACGGCGGGTCAACCAAGGTCACGGTGGCGGAGACATCCGTGCCGAGGAAATAGGCGGTGGAAGGACTGATGGTGACGGTCACCGTGCGTTCCCCTGCCGGCACGGCCGCCGCCGGCGCGCCGACGGACACCACCAGTTGGCTGACCCCGGCCGGGATGGTGATGGAGGCGGGAAATGACGGCGACAGCTCCGACGGGGCCGCCGTGCCGCCGCGCGCGACGTCCACCACCAGCGGGTTGTCCAGCGTGCCGTTCCGCGAGATGATGAACTCCGCCGGCACGCGCCCACCGCGTGTGGTGGTGGGAATGAGCGGCGTGACGCTGACGATGTTGTCCGGGCCGGGCATCGCCCAGCGCGCGGCATCCGCGATGACATACTCGTCGGCTCCGGTGGTCTCGATAAGGAGGCTGCCGGAGTTGGAACTGCCCGCATTGAACTGGAAGGTTCCCAGGCTCACCCACTCGTTGCTGTCCTGTTCCTGGTCGATGCGGACGAAGTGGCTGCCACCGTTGTGGAAGACGGTGACGGGAACATTCTTCGCGCGGTTCCCCTGGGCGGGCCAGCGGAGGTACACGGTGTAAGTGCCGGAGACGGGCAGGTCCGGAACGAAGCGCACGGATTTCGTTCCCTGCCCGGTGTTTCCATCCGACAGGTAGTTTTTCCCGTAGAAGCCGGACTGGGAGGTACTCTCCGTCCACTGGCCGATCTTGATGGCGTTCGGGTCGGCATTGTCGACGATGGTGCTGGTGCCCGGGCCGCCGTCGGCGTTGGTGGTGAGCGCCTGACCGTCAGCCCGCATCTTCACCACCAGCTTCGCGTAGGGAACCTGCTGCACGGTGAGGCCGTCGTCGATGGCGATGGACGCGGCGGTGGCGGACGACTGGCCCAGCCCCATGAACACCGGCTCCATGCGGATGGAGCCGAACGCCATGTGGGAGGCTGACAGGCACCAGGGGACGAGGAGGTTTTCGCACTCCCCCTGCTTCGGCACGATGGAACGGTAGGAGATCGGATACGGTCCGTTGGTGGGGTCCTGGACGTCGCCCTCGTTGCGGACGAAGCCGTCCACGTTGACGTAGCGCTGCACATGGTGGGAGTCCATGGTGTAGGCGGCCATGCCGACGGAGTCCGGGGCGATCTCCGAGCCACGGCAGTTCTTCGTGCTCATGACGTAGTCGGAAACCATCCGCCGCGCCTCGCGCACGTAGAGCTGGTAGGGCCAGTTGCCGTTGTCCGCGAACTCGTCCTTCGGCAGGCCCCAGGTGGGGTAGAGGCCGTTGGTGTGGCGGGCGCGCACCCGGGGGTGGTTCTGCAGCGTCCAGATGAGGCCGCGCTGCCAGTTTTCATGCTCCTTCGCCAGCGCGGCGCGCTGGGCGTGGCTGAGGGTGGCCCAGTTCCAGTCCGGCCCGTAGTTCCGCCCGATGTAGTCGGTGGAGACGGCACCCGTGTTGTTGGAGTCCGTCTTGCGGTTGGGCATCAGGTCCAGCTTGAAGAAATGGTTGCTCTGCCCGGCCTCCACGGCCCGCAGGAGCAGCTCGTAGTTGGCGGCGTCATACCCCGGCGGCTGCGCCACCGGCACGCGGTTCGACTCCCGGTCGGTGAGGCACATGCGGAAACAATAGGCCTGCAGCCGGTGGTCCGCCGTGCCGTTCCCGGCGACGGACGGCTCGATGCCCGGGAGCAGGCCGCTGGCCGGATTTCCCGCGATCCGGTAGGCACTGATGCTGGCGAGGTTGTTGGTGAAGTTGTGGTGCCCTTTCCCCACCTGCACGCCGCTGTTGTCCTCCCCGTAGACGTTGTTGTCCTCCCGGCCGATGAACCAGCTCACGCCGGCACCGGCCATGACGTCGCCTTCGTAGGACGCGTCGATGAACATCTTCCCGCGGTAGGTCTGCCCGTCCTCCATCCGCAGGCCGGTGATGCGCAGCCCGTCCAGGACCACGCCGTCATCCAGATCCAGCAGGCCGGTGAAGACGGGCACGTTCCACTCGGAGAGCATCGTGTTGAAGACGGCTTCCGCCACCTTCGGCTCGAAGATGGAGGCGACCTGCGTGGTGTGGTTGAACGCCTTGGCCCCCTGCCCATTCATGTCCTTGATCTGGTCCCAGATGTCTTGCTGCTGGGAGTAGTGGGTATAGACCCGGTGGTAGAACTCGCGGCTGAGCCCGCCGAGGATGGCGGTGCTCCCCAGGTCCGTCCACCCCAGGCCGCTGGAGGTGAGGCCGCCGAGGTGGGGGGTGGGGGAAACCAGCGCGACCTTCTTCCCCAACTTCGCCGCCTGGATCGCCGCGGTGATGCCGCCGGAGGTGCCTCCGTACACAACGATGTCGAACTCATCCGGATGCGCGTGCAGCGCACCATGGAGGAGCGGGAACAGGAGCGCGGCGAACGCCCCGGCCCGGCCGGTGGATTTCATATGGGTTTTCGGATTTCCGGCGGGATGGGTTTTTTTTGCCGGAATCCGGGGATTCTCCGCGTGCGGGGCCGCCGTTCAATGAAAATGTTCTACCACCGCCGGTAGGGCTGGCCCGGCCTCGGGCCGCCGAAGCTGTACGCCGGGAGGATTGCGCGGCTCCATTCATCATCTCACGTCACCCGCCTGCACGCCGAAAGCCACGGCGCGCCCAGCGGTCGCGACCCTCCCGTTTTTTCACAATGGCTGCCAGGAATGCCTGGCCCAGAAAGCGCGCAGGTCTTCCACGGAGCCGTTGAAGGCGTTGTGCTCCAGCGGGCGGTCCATGGTGCCGAAGTACTGCGGTGCTCTCCAGGGCCCGTGGTTGTAGTGCTTCGAGTTCGACCGGCCGCCCCCCCACTCGACGCCGCCGTATTGCCACATCGCCCAATCATCCCAGATGCCGTAGGCCTGCATGAGGTCCCTGGGCGTGCGGAAGCCGTTGTGGTGGTTGTAGAGAGCGATCCAATACGGGCACTGGCGGATGCGGCGTTTCTCCGCGGCGCTGGCGTTGCTCAGCGTCGCCCGCAGGCCGCCGCTGTTCTCCAGATAAATGACGGGCAGCACCCCGGTGAGCTGCTCGATGCGGTCGATGAACCGCACGATGTCCGAGGCGCTGGACTTCGTATCGAAGTCCCCCACCAGCAGGATCTTCCGGCCCTGCAGCCCGCGCTGCGCGGCGATCTCCCGCAGGCGGCCCACATAGCGGTCCGCCTGCCACACCGGGTCGCTGGTCTTCAGGACGAAGTAGTAGGTGCCCAGCATCATGCCCTCGCGGTTCGCGGCGCTGAGGAAGTCGGCGCACTTCTCGTCGATCAGCGTCCCCTTTCCGGTGCGGGCGATCAGACCGTGGGCACCGTTCCGGCGGAGGGCGGACACATTCTGCGACGAATAGGAATCCCCCGCCCGCTGCTTTTCCTTTGGATCGTAACTGGAGACGTTCACCACCTTCGGCGCGTCCAGCAGCCCGACGCTGCCGTAGCCGCCGCCACCGCAACTGTTGAGGAGAAAGGGGACCAGCGGAACCAGCGCGAGGAAGAGACGTTTCAGCACGGTTCCAACCAAACGGAGCACCCGCCGGAAAGCAAGCGATCCTTGAAGCCACCGCTCACCGCTTCAGGTCAACGACCGCACCGGCCGGGGCGTCCGGTGGGCGGGATGCCTCCAGCCGCGCCCTGACGATCTCCTCCCGCTCGATCCCGCGCACGGTGGTCTCCGCCTGGACGTGCATGAGGTGGTGCGCCCAGCGGGCGGCGAAATACTGGCACAGCAGCCATACCCCGGCACCCAGCATGGCCATGAGCACCAGCCAGGAAATCCACCCTGCCGCAAGGGGCAGCCACTTTCCGGAAAAGCCCTCTCCGAGTTTCACGCCGAGCGAGGCGGTCCCGGCCAGGATCATCCATCCCTTGTAGCTGGGATCAACCGCCCTCACGGAGTAGGCCAGCCCGATCGCCACGGTCAGGAAATTCAGCGCGGCCCATTCATTCAGCAGCCAGAGGGGTGCCAGCAGGAGGGACCATATCAACCCGGATCCAGGACTACCTCCCCGCACCAGCCACGAAACGACCGGCCCGACCGCTGCGGTCGCGCAGCCGAGCCAGACGGCACTGGCGAAGTAGAGGAGACGCTTGAAGATCGACCCCACGGCCCCTCCGAAAACATCCAGCGGATCAAAGCTCATTTCCGGAACGGGGTAGGCGGATCAGGAACGTCGGCGTCCCAGCAGGAGAAGCGCGGCCAGGCCACCCAATGCCGCGGCGGTGGGTTCCGGGATGGCGGTGAATGACACGTCATCGATGCCCACCGCGGCGCGGCGGTTGCCATTGGTGCTGTTGTCCGTCCAGCGGAGCCACAGTTCCTGGCCCTGCCCCCATGAAATGCCCGTCACATCCGAGGCCAGGACCACGCGGCCGATGGTGTTGCCATTGACCGAGCGCGACGTCCCACCGGAGGGCTCGGTCTCCGGTGCGGTGAAGGTGAGCGCTGAAACGGAGGTCCAGCCGGCAGCCGCATCCAGCGAACCCGTCCCCGCCGCAAAAATCTGGTAGTCGAAGGTGAGGCCGTCCGCGACCTCTCCGACGATGGCCCGCCATTCCTCCCCGGCATACTGGAGGTTGAATGCACTGATCAGCCCCGACGTGTCGTTGGAGATGCTCACCCCATAGCTGATCGCCGAGGTGCCGGTATTGTGGCTCTGTGAACCGAGGGCACGGTCGGAATTCCCGCTGGGCCCCAGGCTCTGGATTTCCCCCACCGCTGCGGTGTTGCCTGAACTCGCCCGGTATGCGGTGAAGCCGGTGGTAGGCGAAGGGATCCGGGAGGCAGCATACCATCCGGGAATGGTCGAGTTGTCCGCCCATGGGTGCGTTCCTGAGCCGAAGGAGAGTGTGTTGAAGTTCTCCGTCAGCGTGGAGCCATAGGTCGCATAGCTGAGCGCGGCCTGGAGGGGAGTTGCCAGCAATGCCAGCAACGCGGTCCGAATTAGAAAATCCTTGGGTTTCATCGCGAAAAAACCCCTACATCGGAATCCACTTCCAAGGCACGGAAAAAGTGTCAATGCCCCCCTTGGTTCGCGTGCGGGCCTTGGATTCACCCAAGCCCCTGCAACAACCTGTGCAGCAATTTCGACGCGGATCCACTCCGCTCAGAGGAACAGCCGGACCAGGATGCCCGAGATTCCGGAGGGTAGTTCAAAGCTCCCCCCGGCTTTGGCCAAGCCAAGGCGCGCCGCCTCCGCCACCCACTTTCTCGACGAGTCCACCGTCAGCACGGAGATCCGGCTGCCGATGACTTCATAGGTGGCCTCGATGTGGATGCTTTCCGCTTCCCCTTCCAGCAACACGTCCGCGCTGATGGTTTTGTCCTTCGAGCGGATGTGGAGGCTTTCAAGCTTCAACCAATCCAGCCCGAGGGAGGAAATCCTGGCATCAACGGCTTTGCGGATCAGGTCCATGCGGGAAAAGTAGCACGGTCCGCACGGGATGGAAGGGGGACACCGGAGCGCGCCCCCCTCCAGTCAT comes from the Luteolibacter sp. SL250 genome and includes:
- a CDS encoding VOC family protein, with translation MNPPPIDPRTTIGHVHLKVADIGRSLAFYCGILGFQVTQRHGKGAAFIAAGGYHHHIGLNTWQSLNGQPPPPRATGLFHLAVLYPDRPSLADALRRLVNAGVQIDGASDHGVSEAIYLRDPDENGVELYRDRPRGEWPFTPDGELAMDNRPLDLRALLAEAR
- a CDS encoding DUF6515 family protein, whose amino-acid sequence is MKTSTTILSVIALGAAALLTSCVDPYYTGGTTTTVTTYRPGYVVDTLPGGYRTEVIGGVSYYRHNDIYYRSQGRRYVVVERPGGYDRYDRRDRYDRDRHDHDRYHRGPHGRETTVIRTLPSGARVVTHRGERYYESRGTYYRPASGGYIIVGSPF
- a CDS encoding DUF1080 domain-containing protein; this translates as MKLTLLSTSLATLLLAGSSFAAEAVSLFDGKTLDGWKQNNGTAKYEVVDGTIVGTTAEGSPNSFLSTEKHYGDFELEFDVKVDDKLNSGVMLRSQTKDGKPDGRVNGPQVEIEASGEKGAEAGYIYGEAIGGWMTQKEKLVPHKKFKDGAWNHYKIIAKGPRIQVFINGEAIEDLTDDKVFASHPKGFISLQVHSIKKGTGPYKVAFKNITIKEL
- a CDS encoding sugar phosphate isomerase/epimerase, which produces MNRRNFLYTGLAATLALQTQRLFALEGGAAFRDNIGIQLYTLRNELKADTAATLKAVAYAGYKQVEPFGFPDADALIKGSQDVGLKINSTHFQWESATKPKDDSFSDFLKIVEKAKGLGLSHLVVPYLHDADRKTLDDYKRVAGNLNKAAAKAKEAGIQLCYHNHNFEFLPLEGGKSGFDIFTEEFSKDMKFELDLFWVKLGGIEPTDLIAKLAGRVEQLHLKDLKEGIKTPEFGSVPKDAFKELGNGIIKTEPILVAAEKAGIKHCHVEQDQSPDALASIKQSISYLKTL
- a CDS encoding fasciclin domain-containing protein is translated as MKTTTIPKLMLILALSATPAAFAQNEAKTDKAGAAAKEEKAAPEAVKPGTVASVIADGTTFSVLAKLVKAAELEETLSGSGPFTVFAPTDEAFTKLPSGAMEKLLLPENKEKLRQLVTYHVLPGQVLASAFKDGEIKTMSGDKAKLDVDGKTAEIDEAKIVSSDVVASNGVFHSIDKVMVPKSLEGFANLDHDD
- a CDS encoding alpha/beta hydrolase fold domain-containing protein; translation: MRSIRLLALVVLSLASQAFSQTRILCLGDSITEGGSTFKVYRHVLAEKLDKAGIPVVFVGPKKDKAGLAHGGYGGKSIEQVAVEYGKFHAAHPADVVIIHSGHNHFIEEKPIPGIIRTAEEMIALARKDNPQVIVLLAKVIPSGKLPKYGYIPELNREITKLGEKLKVTVVDQETGFDWKTDTIQDMVHPNASGAEKMGTKFFDALKPLLAKAPASGATTVPVPAEIAALPETQQEALAKASKVLTYKSVDGLDLEMHVFLPEKPAVDGKPSPGVLFIHGGGWVGGDPSVHAFESLYLSRQGMVCATIRYRLLGQGKKGKYSVAKSPGECLADAKSAMRFFRAHAAEFGMDPQRIAAGGGSAGGHLAAALNTIPGYDDPQDDLKVSPKADALVLLYPAFDLSGGWGGGIGSCKKAGMDPLKFSPATMADATFPKTLILVGKLDPVSPPASNTAFLGRMKKAGVSVELLTYAGKEHKLFERSKTDPHFQSYLIHSSRFYQELGWLPQRSLPPLPDVEHTVAK
- a CDS encoding FAD-dependent oxidoreductase — its product is MKSTGRAGAFAALLFPLLHGALHAHPDEFDIVVYGGTSGGITAAIQAAKLGKKVALVSPTPHLGGLTSSGLGWTDLGSTAILGGLSREFYHRVYTHYSQQQDIWDQIKDMNGQGAKAFNHTTQVASIFEPKVAEAVFNTMLSEWNVPVFTGLLDLDDGVVLDGLRITGLRMEDGQTYRGKMFIDASYEGDVMAGAGVSWFIGREDNNVYGEDNSGVQVGKGHHNFTNNLASISAYRIAGNPASGLLPGIEPSVAGNGTADHRLQAYCFRMCLTDRESNRVPVAQPPGYDAANYELLLRAVEAGQSNHFFKLDLMPNRKTDSNNTGAVSTDYIGRNYGPDWNWATLSHAQRAALAKEHENWQRGLIWTLQNHPRVRARHTNGLYPTWGLPKDEFADNGNWPYQLYVREARRMVSDYVMSTKNCRGSEIAPDSVGMAAYTMDSHHVQRYVNVDGFVRNEGDVQDPTNGPYPISYRSIVPKQGECENLLVPWCLSASHMAFGSIRMEPVFMGLGQSSATAASIAIDDGLTVQQVPYAKLVVKMRADGQALTTNADGGPGTSTIVDNADPNAIKIGQWTESTSQSGFYGKNYLSDGNTGQGTKSVRFVPDLPVSGTYTVYLRWPAQGNRAKNVPVTVFHNGGSHFVRIDQEQDSNEWVSLGTFQFNAGSSNSGSLLIETTGADEYVIADAARWAMPGPDNIVSVTPLIPTTTRGGRVPAEFIISRNGTLDNPLVVDVARGGTAAPSELSPSFPASITIPAGVSQLVVSVGAPAAAVPAGERTVTVTISPSTAYFLGTDVSATVTLVDPPFDAWRFGRFDAAQLADPQVSGPGADPDGDGVANLVEFFSGAGGPDARPRLLAQDGKLYLLLRRHQRANGMKMEVWESDNLTGWQRTPTLPAPALFQSAGDFRHIGIPIRGSDPFGGGKNFFQLRIGE
- a CDS encoding GH25 family lysozyme — encoded protein: MLKRLFLALVPLVPFLLNSCGGGGYGSVGLLDAPKVVNVSSYDPKEKQRAGDSYSSQNVSALRRNGAHGLIARTGKGTLIDEKCADFLSAANREGMMLGTYYFVLKTSDPVWQADRYVGRLREIAAQRGLQGRKILLVGDFDTKSSASDIVRFIDRIEQLTGVLPVIYLENSGGLRATLSNASAAEKRRIRQCPYWIALYNHHNGFRTPRDLMQAYGIWDDWAMWQYGGVEWGGGRSNSKHYNHGPWRAPQYFGTMDRPLEHNAFNGSVEDLRAFWARHSWQPL